In the Clostridium gelidum genome, CCTCTAGTTACAGGATGATTTGGGTTTAATGCTCTTTCTCTGAAAGCTTTAACTGAATCCCAATCAAGTAAGTTTGCTAATTCATCATATTCTAAAACTTCAATTTTTTGTACTTCATGAGAAGTTCTGAATCCATCAAAAAAGTTCATGAATGGAATTCTTGATTTAATAGCAGTTAAATGAGCTACTGCTGATAAATCCATTACTTCTTGAACTGATCCTTCTGCAAGCATTGCAAAACCAGTTTGTCTTGCCGCCATAACATCTTGGTGATCTCCAAATATGTTTAGAGCAGAAGTAGCTAATGCTCTAGCTGATACGTGGAATACGCATGGTAACATTTCACCAGAAATTTTGTACATATTTGGTATCATAAGTAATAAACCTTGTGAAGCTGTATAAGTAGTTGTTAAAGCTCCAGCTTGTAAAGATCCATGAACAGCACCAGCAGCTCCAGCTTCTGATTGCATTTCCATAACTTTTACAGGTTGTCCGAATATATTTTTTCTTCCTTGTGCTACCCATTCATCAACATGTTCTGCCATTGGTGATGATGGTGTAATTGGGAATATTGCAGTAACTTCTGTAAATGCATAAGATATATGAGCTGCTGCAGTATTACCGTCCATAGTTTTCATTTTTCTCATCGCGTTGACCCCTCTTTCTATTTTTAAAACTTAAATTTTTAATAATTTAAATTCTTTATATAAATAGTCTTAAAGACTACCTAATAAACACACTAAATATTTAGCTATTAAATTCTTATTTCCAACATTACGCACATAAACACCATTTTTAAACTTATCCTATTTAACTAGTTCTTCTCCTAATTTTTTAATAAGATTGGTTTGCTTTTTAGTTGGTGAATCTTTAACTGCTAAATCTCCAATCACATTAAACCCATAAGATGTCATTTCATCTTTCCATATTTCCATGAAAGTATCTTCAATCCATCCATAGGTCGCAAATAAAATACAATTTTTGTTTTTATTTTGTTTATTTAAATCTTTCAACTGTTCTAGAAATGGCTTCATTTCTTCTTGTTCTATTTTAGTGGAATCCACTGCTGGGCTCCCAAAAGCAATAGAGTCAGCTTCTAAAACATCTTCTATAGTTGCATCTGCAACATGCTTTACAATTACTTCTGCGCCTTGTTCTCTAGCACCATCTGCCATCACATTTGCAAGGGCTTCTATGTTTCCCCCACAACTCCAATAAATGATTGATACTTTTTTCATTCAAATAGCACCTCATCTTCTCGTTAAATAATTAACTTTCTTTTTTCACTAAAATGAACCTACCCTTTTATTATATCTTACATATTTTTTTTTGCAAGATTTGTTGTACAATTTGTATTATTTTAAGTCATAATTATATATTTTAGAAATTCATTTATTCATACTCTCTAATAATACACCTATTATAGCTTCTACGCCATTTTTAGCTTTACTTTTTTCCATATTATTAATAAGTTCTGTTTTTCTGTCTTTGAGTTCTAAAATTTTCTTGTATAATATATCATCTTTAAGTTCTTCTTCTTCTAACATTAATGAATATCCTTCTTTTTCAAATGATTTAGAATTTAAAATTTGATCTCCTCGACTAACCTTCTTAGAAAGAGGTATTAATAAAGTCGGCTTTTTTAATGCTAAGAATTCAAATATAGAATTTGCTCCTGCTCTTGAAATTATATAATCAGCAGTCTTCATCAAATCTGGTAATTCTTCAGTTACATACTCAAATTGCTTATATCCATGGAAGTTTATAAGTTTTTTATCTATATTCCCTTTACCACAAATATGAATTATATTGAACTCTTTTAAAAGTTGTTCCAAATTTCTTCTTATTTGTTCATTTATGAT is a window encoding:
- a CDS encoding flavodoxin domain-containing protein → MKKVSIIYWSCGGNIEALANVMADGAREQGAEVIVKHVADATIEDVLEADSIAFGSPAVDSTKIEQEEMKPFLEQLKDLNKQNKNKNCILFATYGWIEDTFMEIWKDEMTSYGFNVIGDLAVKDSPTKKQTNLIKKLGEELVK